The proteins below come from a single Gimesia alba genomic window:
- a CDS encoding Gfo/Idh/MocA family protein: MRVGVMGAGGRASALNQYFAANPNAEIVTIAEVDSARLGNTVDTVTKLQGKQPKVVKDFRRLIDDKSLDAIVIGAPDHWHAIPTILACQAGKDVYVEKPDGHNIIEGQRMVAAMKKHNRIVQLGSQHRSTERLKSALDYIRSGALGRCLVAKAWESTKQGNIGYPPDGTPPETVDYDMWLGPAKKRPFNKNRFHGRWRWFHDYGTGDLGNDGVHRLDMAFAALNAACEAQGDAAISLPTKISATGGKWYFDDMQEWPDTLQVTYEYQSKTPKILTYEMRIWAPYHYHGESEGAVIYGDKAHMTIGNSRWRVYGERGKLIKEVKGDSVAAPHVQNFIECIKTRNKPACDLETVGHPASVLCHAGNIAARVGRTLVLDPKTETFENDKEANQLRGREEWRAPWVLPEV, from the coding sequence CTGGGAAACACCGTCGATACCGTGACTAAGCTGCAAGGCAAGCAGCCCAAGGTCGTCAAAGACTTTCGACGTCTGATTGATGATAAGAGCCTCGATGCCATCGTCATCGGCGCGCCCGATCACTGGCATGCGATCCCCACCATCCTCGCCTGTCAGGCCGGGAAAGACGTCTACGTCGAAAAACCGGACGGGCATAATATCATCGAAGGCCAACGCATGGTCGCCGCGATGAAAAAACACAATCGCATCGTGCAGCTGGGGTCACAGCACCGTTCCACCGAACGGCTCAAGTCGGCGCTCGACTATATCCGCAGTGGCGCCCTCGGTCGCTGTCTTGTCGCCAAAGCCTGGGAAAGCACCAAGCAAGGCAACATCGGTTATCCACCCGATGGCACACCTCCAGAAACTGTCGATTACGATATGTGGCTCGGCCCGGCGAAAAAACGCCCCTTCAATAAAAATCGTTTTCACGGACGCTGGCGCTGGTTCCACGATTACGGCACCGGCGACCTGGGTAATGACGGCGTGCATCGGCTCGACATGGCGTTCGCCGCACTCAACGCCGCCTGCGAAGCACAGGGGGACGCAGCGATTTCACTCCCCACCAAAATTTCCGCGACCGGGGGCAAATGGTATTTCGACGACATGCAGGAATGGCCCGATACGCTGCAGGTGACTTACGAATATCAGAGCAAAACGCCGAAGATCCTCACCTATGAAATGCGGATCTGGGCTCCCTACCACTATCACGGCGAATCGGAGGGCGCTGTCATCTACGGCGACAAAGCCCACATGACCATCGGCAACAGCCGCTGGCGCGTGTATGGCGAACGCGGCAAACTGATCAAAGAAGTCAAAGGCGACAGCGTTGCGGCACCCCATGTGCAGAACTTCATTGAATGCATCAAGACCCGCAACAAACCAGCCTGTGATCTGGAAACGGTCGGGCACCCCGCGTCCGTCCTCTGCCACGCCGGCAACATCGCCGCCCGTGTCGGCCGCACACTGGTCCTCGATCCGAAAACGGAAACCTTCGAAAACGACAAAGAAGCCAACCAGCTCCGCGGCCGCGAAGAATGGCGCGCCCCTTGGGTCTTGCCTGAAGTCTGA